The segment GGCCAATCACCTTGGCGCCCGTCCGCCTCGCCGTATCGACAATTTCAGTCGTGGACTGGTCAAGTACCCTGTGATCGTATGCTTTCAGCCTTATTCTTATCTTTTCATTCAGCATAATTCAAACCTGATTATTCCAGAATCTCCGTGATGGTTCCTGCGCCTACAGTCCTGCCTCCTTCCCTGATTGCAAACCTCAAACCCTTATTCATGGCAATCGGCGTGATGAGTTCGATCTGAATGTTCACGTTGTCCCCT is part of the Acidobacteriota bacterium genome and harbors:
- the tuf gene encoding elongation factor Tu (EF-Tu; promotes GTP-dependent binding of aminoacyl-tRNA to the A-site of ribosomes during protein biosynthesis; when the tRNA anticodon matches the mRNA codon, GTP hydrolysis results; the inactive EF-Tu-GDP leaves the ribosome and release of GDP is promoted by elongation factor Ts; many prokaryotes have two copies of the gene encoding EF-Tu), with product GDNVNIQIELITPIAMNKGLRFAIREGGRTVGAGTITEILE